Below is a genomic region from Kryptolebias marmoratus isolate JLee-2015 linkage group LG12, ASM164957v2, whole genome shotgun sequence.
AAATCAACTATTTAGTACAGCAGCACAACTAAGTGTCTACAGAGGGTTCTGATCTACTAAAACATTAAgagaaacaagtttgttttttaatgtggcCAAAATCATCTGCAAGCACAACTGTGTCATTAGCCTTTCTGGCTCAGCGTACCCTGCTGACCCAGTAACCTCACTGTAGGAAGCCCCCCGCCCAAACGAGACGCCGTTAAACCATCGCTGCACCACCGCTGCACCACACTGAGGGGATAAGATCAGAACTCACTATGTTCGGCGGTGCTGAAGTTGCTGTGGGCTGATTTGGTGCAGGCTGCGGAGGTTGTGGTTGTGTCGGCTGATTGGACACTGGCTGTCCCGGGGGTGGGACAGGCTGCTGAGGGTTGGGAGGAACTGGCTGTGGCATCATTGGCGGCTGCGTTGCTGTGGTAACCGTTGATATGTTGGGCTGAGTGGGCTTCATCCCAGAGACTGGAGGGATAGTTGGCTGAGTTGAAAATGGAGGACCTTGAGTGACCATTCCTGGGACTGGAGAGAGGCCAACAAACCCAAACAATGCAAGAGGATAAGTTTGACAATttcagaaaagttaaaaagtgtTGGGACAAATGTTAATTGTGTCCCTGCaacttgtttttccaaaaacagaaagaattaaTCCAAGAAATACCCACAcagagtaaacaaacacagacaaatgcaACAACAAGCTTGGCAAAATCGAGTTGTTCTCAAAAGCCGACAGTCTACTGTTAACGTACAGCGAGTCTTCTGGTTGTTGGCTGCCTCCACAGCCATCTGCGCAGCCACCAGAGCAGCGGATATGGGTGGCGTAGTCTGCCAGGAAGCAGATTAAAAGAAGACAGAGGGGTAAACATTTTACAGAGTAAATGTAAAGACAACTTTCTGAGCCTGAGCCAAAAGCAGACGGCAGGAGTTAACCTCCAGGGAGCCAGACGCTGGTGGCTGCTTGCCCATTACCTGATACGGGTTGGTTGGGTTAATGGGTGGGGTGACCTGCGGAGGTCCAACAGGCTGGCTGCCAGGCAGTGGCTGAGGGGGGAGGACAGGTTTGAGCAGCCCAGGTCCTCCACCTGTGGAAACTAAGACAAGAAGCGGAGAAAGCTTTGTCTTTCTGCAGAATTACGGTCTGTGAAAGCCGATAAAGCTTGTTTATTTCTCGCTCCTAATCACTGAAAATGTAAGAGTAACCTTTAACAACTGCTAATTCTTTAGCTGAAACTGCTCAAACTAtccaaaataattaatttacagcagagctgtgaaaaataaattaaggtGTGAAAATCAACAACCAGCgcctcacaaacacattttaataggAAAGTGTCCAGAAttaaggtaaaaataaagacttatCTGAGAAATTAGATCCttagaaaaagataaaacaataaacccagATTTATTCTTGTTACGTGATGTCCTGTGGAATATCCATGTCTATCTGAAGTGGGGCTGCAGAATATTAGAAAAACCTGAGGTGTGCagtattattgtttaatattacGATGGCGACATCAGTTtgataaactcacattttcctcacttctcATTTTGTCTTCTCTTATCCCcttcatctaaaccaggtgtgggcatcaacGCCAGAGTTGGATTGAACAAATatattcttctttctttaatcTGAATCTGGGTGGGTCATGGGGGGGTCGGCGTTTGCACACCGTGACTGGCATTTTGATGTTATccacaaaacaacataattCAGCAAGCTGCTACAGACAGTATACACAAATACTTTTCTGTCTTCAAATAAATATTCCCCATCTTCAAAAAGAGGAGAATTTATCTAAATGCTTAATTCACAATCCAAAGCAAAATAAGAGATATTAAAAgaacaagataaacaaaagtGCATAAATTCTAAAGAGTTTAAACAACAGTAACTTCAGCGTTAAAGCTCCACATGAACAGAGACGGCAGCCGTTCCCTGTTTGGTCCCATTAAACCGTCTTAAAGGATTTTTCTCACCAGGTAGCGAGATGCCTCTGACCAGCACCATGTGGAACGGATCCTGACTGTAGTCTGGATGTGGTTCAACCGCCCCCACGACCGGAGAGGCCTTTTCAAACAAAGCTCTCAGAGCGGGCAACTTCCGAGGAGCGACCACAGAGAAGTGAATTCCTCtctacaaaaatatacaaaaaatatattcagttcaaaaatgtatttctctttcaactgaaaaattaaaacaaaaatcactttagtgataaaaaatgacatgaaatcaaaacaaatgtcagaaaTGCAGGTGTTTAACAATAAGAAAGCAGGTTGTAACTCACATCTCTGATGATTTTGACCAAGCTGTCTGCTGTGCAGCCGGTGTAGTTAACACTCTCCACTGCAGGGAGGAGGTATGGAGGAGAATTacacagcagcacacacacctTGTGTGTTTGACCTCTGCAAACAGATATGAGGAGAGACACTCGTCACTTCAGCTACATTCTGAAGtacagttttacattaaaatattgtATAATTTTAAGGAGAAATGTTTTCGAATTTGTAATAATTTCAATTAATCCAAATTGTATTACAGACTTTAAGACTTATCATCTTTTTCTGATGCTTCAGAAATCTTTTAAGGATTGAATCCTTGAAGtcatgcatatcgcccgccgtctttcatgccaaagttatCAATCTTATACTGTGAAACAATCTGGTTAaagataagaaataaaaacacttcctgACATTTGTTCCCTCATCTTTTTAAAGTCATCAAAGAGCTGCAAGGCCACAGAAAGTCCCTCTGCAATCAGGCTGCAGCTTTCTGCTCCACCTCCCATGAACCTGccaacaaacaaatgttaatataaTCAAAAAgagttctttaaaaatgacaacattaaacaaagtgaaaagctttgagaaaaaaagaattactgGATGCTGTCGATCCACGAAACAAACTCAAAGGCGGAGCTGGTGGGGGCGTGACACTGGACGTATGACTCAGGAGCACAGTCGACTGTGTTGAACACCACGAGGCCGTACTGCGTTCCTCCATActggaaaaaacataaaacacagagaTGCGTTTTCATTTATAATATTCCTATCTAAAATCTCATCAAAACCCTTGAAATGTCCATTAGAatgtaaaaaaactgaattaacaAAACACTCACGTCTCCACCAAAATCTGTCTCTGCTGGGGGCCCTCCGTTGAAGTATCTATGGGAGGTAGAAAACAACAACTCGTAACTAAATGAAAGCAGCAACACATTAACAGCTTATTAATGTCAGGTAATATTTACTCAATAGCTGGAAGTATGTAGTTTTTCCTCAAAGATTCAAAGTACGGCCCGAGGTTTGCGGTCCCTTCGATGACAAACACGACATCAGCCACCTGGCTGGAACCAGGTTTACTGGACGGCTCCATGAGAGCTGACCTGGATACGAAAGAGAGGCAAAGGTTCATTTTTCCTATTCAAGATGTGATGGAAGAATCGTATTTTATACCGAATCACTGagtaaaacaaatcagaaactGTCTGAGAAATGATTTGTACAGTTTTACATGTACAGATTTAAATACaccactgtgcaaaagtcttgaacAATCTCtcattttcttatattttgcTTCACATGGACCTTCTTGGACTGAAGCTGCTCTTGCACTAGTTTTCAGTCCagtttctgaccattttcagagttttatttgttagaCAGCTTAACTTTGACCAAtcaatcattcaggcataaaaaggctcATTACGGGATGAACCTGTGTGATGTAgtagacacaaaaataatataagTCTTTATTTGTCAACACATTTTTAACggtaaacattttcaaagtgatttacagaaagacaaagtagaatttgactgcaaaaaactgcaatctaactaaaagcaacaataaaaagatttgtctttaaaaaaacaacattaacaataaaacacaattttagctaaaagcaacagtaaaaagaaagttttcagGCCGtttataaaaagattaaaagaggCGGAAGCACTCAGGTTTGCTGGGAGAGACATCAAAAGTTTGAAATCATAATAACTAAAAGCACCTCATCCGAGTCTCAGGAATCACTaatcaaagtcaaagtcaaagtcagctttattgtcatttctacaatatatcacagacatattgagaactgaaatttctgttctctctggGCTCCCAGGCCACacaagaaaaagtgtttaagaATTATagtacaaaaagaacaaaagacacaaatggcAAAAATTGTAACCAGAATGTGAATAACAGTTTGAATAGTGCAAATTAGTAGTAAGTGTATATGTGCAAAATTTGCATGAGgagagtaaaatatatatatacagttatTAAATATTGTACCGAGAATACTGTTTGAATAAAGTGCAATTCCTTAGCAGCAGCTTAATTACAGAAGTTTGTCTGGGGGGGGGTTATGGAattggaggggagggggaggtgaGACAGTTCCAGTCCGTGTTTTATGTGGGAGNNNNNNNNNNNNNNNNNNNNNNNNNNNNNNNNNNNNNNNNNNNNNNNNNNNNNNNNNNNNNNNNNNNNNNNNNNNNNNNNNNNNNNNNNNNNNNNNNNNNNNNNNNNNNNNNNNNNNNNNNNNNNNNNNNNNNNNNNNNNNNNNNNNNNNNNNNNNNNNNNNNNNNNNNNNNNNNNNNNNNNNNNNNNNNNNNNNNNNNNNNNNNNNNNNNNNNNNNNNNNNNNNNNNNNNNNNNNNNNNNNNNNNNNNNNNNNNNNNNNNNNNNNNNNNNNNNNNNNNNNNNNNNNNNNNNNNNNNNNNNNNNNNNNNNNNNNNNNNNNNNNNNNNNNNNNNNNNNNNNNNNNNNNNNNNNNNNNNNNNNNNNNNNNNNNNNNNNNNNNNNNNNNNNNNNNNNNNNNNNNNNNNNNNNNNNNNNNNNNNNNNNNNNNNNNNNNNNNNNNNNNNNNNNNNNNNNNNNNNNNNNNNNNNNNNNNNNNNNNNNNNNNNNNNNNNNNNNNNNNNNNNNNNNNNNNNNNNNNNNNNNNNNNNNNNNNNNNNNNNNNNNNNNNNNNNNNNNNNNNNNNNNNNNNNNNNNNNNNNNNNNNNNNNNNNNNNNNNNNNNNNNNNNNNNNNNNNNNNNNNNNNNNNNNNNNNNNNNNNNNNNNNNNNNNNNNNNNNNNNNNNNNNNNNNNNNNNNNNNNNNNNNNNNNNNNNNNNNNNNNNNNNNNNNNNNNNNNNNNNNNNNNNNNNNNNNNNNNNNNNNNNNNNNNNNNNNNNNNNNNNNNNNNNNNNNNNNNNNNNNNNNNNNNNNNNNNNNNNNNNNNNNNNNNNNNNNNNNNNNNNNNNNNNNNNNNNNNNNNNNNNNNNNNNNNNNNNNNNNNNNNNNNNNNNNNNNNNNNNNNNNNNNNNNNNNNNNNNNNNNNNNNNNNNNNNNNNNNNNNNNNNNNNNNNNNNNNNNNNNNNNNNNNNNNNNNNNNNNNNNNNNNNNNNNNNNNNNNNNNNNNNNNNNNNNNNNNNNNNNNNNNNNNNNNNNNNNNNNNNNNNNNNNNNNNNNNNNNNNNNNNNNNNNNNNNNNNNATGCGAACTGGAAGGGGtcgagggagggagggagtgcaGACCTGATGTGCTTCATGACTAGCCGCTCGAAGCACTTCATAAGGATGGGGGTGAGTGCGACGGGACGGTAGTCGTTGAAGCTGGATGGTGCAGACTTCTTCGGCACCGGGATGATGGTGGTGGCTTTGAGGCACGTAGGAACGACCGACTGGCGCAGCGAGGTGTTGAAGATATCCGTGAAGACATCTGCGAGTTCCCCCGCACAGTCCCTCAGTACTCGGCCAGGTATGTTGTCAGGACCAGATGCTTTACGGGCATTGATCCTGCTGAATGATCTCCTCACACTGTCCACAGACAGTGTGATCACCTGGTCACCTGGGGGGGGCGGGGACTTGTGTGCCGGTGTGGTGTTGAGGGACTCAAAGCGGGCAAAGAAGTTGTTGAGGTCGTTCAGCAGGGGGGTGGAGCTGTCACAGGTCTGTGGCGGTGGCTTGTAGTCGGTCAGAGACTGCAGTCCTTGCCACATGCTGCGTGAGTCCCTGCTGTCGCTGAAGCGGTGGGCTATCCTCCTGGAGTAGTCCTTCTTCGCCATCCTGATGCCGCGTGACAGGTTGGCTCTAGCTGTCCTCAGGCCAACTTGGTCTCCTGTTTTGAAGGCTACGTTCCGAGCCTTCAAAAGCCTGTAGACCTCACCTGTCAGCCACGGCTTCTGGTTGGCTCGGATGGTAATGGTCTTTAAGATTGTTACATCATCCTTTCATCATCCTAATATATTATTATTGGTTGATCTTAATGATCTGGCTGGAGCATATCTGGCTATCATGTCACCAAGACATGTGAGGGCAaggcttttaaaaactaaaatcttaaaaacaactgtAAGAGTTACAGGTATTAGTGATGTGCTCCCTCCTTCCTGTGTGCGTTAAAATTCAGGTAGCAGTGTCCTGAACTCGCTGCAGATTTGCAATCAATGTTTTAGTAGGGAATTATAgtaaattagaaaagaaaaatgttttaaaattgaacGTTCAGGCCCTTTGTTTttagcagcctgtcacaaagacacaatttgttctcACTTCTATGTGAATGTTTAAAGAAATTCCAAAGATAGCACATTGTTaaacataaaatagtattttaacaTCAACAAGGTGATTCTCACAGAGCTATTAGCTGAAGACTTGGCATACAGCTGATGATCAGCCGATGAGCAAACTGCACATTTTGCTGTCATGGCCAGGTTCAAGAACTGAACAGggaatgagtgaaaaagcagccaaagagtCCAAAAAAGCccccaaaacaataaaaaatttaaaagactaaaaaagtCTGGAGTACTACTGACGATTTTAACAgtttacaagaaagtctggctgcttggaagcaaaatacaaagagaTAAGgaatggtttaaaacttttatatagtgaaaaaaaggttaaaaaacaaaaaacaactggacttctattctgtagttgaagatgtttcgcttctcctcggatgagaagcgaaatagaactccagttgtttttgttttttatcatttgttttggaTTCAGCATGTCCTAAataactgagaatctacaccagcattttgCTCCCTGCAGTACTTTGCGGTGATCTCACGTTTAATTCATTAAAAGCAGGACATTCAAAAGGAAACCGAAAGAAAATTTGTTTAGTCGTGCAAGCTGCTGCCAGTTTTTCCTTTCTAAATATCAGCATTTTCAAGCCACCTTTGGTagataaaaagcttttataaaaaaatcacatcttaACTGTTAAAGTAACCAGTTTGGATAACGGGAAATCACTTATAACAGGTACATTTTAGCGAaataaagctcatttaaaaccaaatactaaaaaaagtaatttgttaatttttgttcAACGCTAAAGTCGtaaataacttaaaattaaaaccttcccatgataaataaataaacttaacagtgcttttttttcttattttgcatTAGCTAAAACGTAAACGACATATTTAAgctaaaactgttaaaacaactttagtgTTTCATCCGATAAAAGAGATCCAAACAGACCTGATGTCCTGCAGTCAGCTGAAGCGGTAAATTTAATGCAGAAAcaatataaattaaaactgaataaacagaATGAAAGCTTAGCTAGCGAAGGGTAGCATGAACGTTTGTTGTATTATTAACCGGAAGTGACGCATCGGCCCGCCTACTAACTGTAAATGATTCTTCTTCGCCTATTTTTTTTAGCGGAAGACAAGACGCCTCAGGGCGCAGTGCTCCCTCCTCAGTTCGAATTAGGTATTACAAAACCTCTACAACCTTTAAACAcaagtttatgtttttttttgtgaatcatttcagttttacCTCTCAGgacttcttttttaacaaaaatggaaTCTATATCTAGATGTAGCTATTCCAaacaaatctataaaaaatcaataaaattaacTATGATTATATATGGTATAAAAAGATGAACTACATCAAGAAAACAGATATGATTAAATATTATGAGGATGGAGAACTACCATCTATAGACTTTGATTTCATGAATAGAACTCTTAACATGAAtttgttaaaattgttttttaactctaaTAACCCGTGTTTTCATTTTCCCAAaaatttgtcttaaaaaatggtcagaatCGATTCTCTTTTAAGCTGTTACTTTATGACTCCCCCGTCAAACCTTCATAGTTTCACCAGCAAGTGTTGTTACATTGGAAAATTCTACACAATCGTAATGTGACTCCACATAACTAACCAGTCTGGAATAATTGTTATAtcaaagttaaaagtaaatCATTGTTTAATAAGGACCGGATAGAAAAAGGCATTTGTTTGGTGTTACATTTAGCTGACAGTAATGGCTGCCTGTTATCATACGATGCTCTGTGTTGTcagtattatttaaaaacaaacaaaaagtaatttaaatttaCTAATAACACCATTATTAAACCTATCCTATGCTTGATTTCAGGTCATTCACCCATTGTTCTCTGTTTACATGACTCCAAACTGTCCAATAAGATCATTAATCACACATTTGGCAATATTCTGCATCCCATTATTCCATTTAAAAGCTCCATTTGTCAATTTTACCCACCACAATCAATTCATTAATTGCGCACCAAATACCTCAAACCTACAAGTGCTCCAAAGAAATCACTTTAAAACCTTAAATGGATTCTATCCTGTTAGTCACTTTATTCAACACTGATTTAATATTGAAACAAACAACTGTCATTTGTGATGCTGTGGAAACaactgatttatatttttactccATGCATGTTGAATTAAGTTGCCTCTCTTAAAATgctcttaaacaaaaacataacttacAGTC
It encodes:
- the med25 gene encoding mediator of RNA polymerase II transcription subunit 25 isoform X1 translates to MEPSSKPGSSQVADVVFVIEGTANLGPYFESLRKNYILPAIEYFNGGPPAETDFGGDYGGTQYGLVVFNTVDCAPESYVQCHAPTSSAFEFVSWIDSIQFMGGGAESCSLIAEGLSVALQLFDDFKKMREQIGQTHKVCVLLCNSPPYLLPAVESVNYTGCTADSLVKIIRDRGIHFSVVAPRKLPALRALFEKASPVVGAVEPHPDYSQDPFHMVLVRGISLPVSTGGGPGLLKPVLPPQPLPGSQPVGPPQVTPPINPTNPYQTTPPISAALVAAQMAVEAANNQKTRFPGMVTQGPPFSTQPTIPPVSGMKPTQPNISTVTTATQPPMMPQPVPPNPQQPVPPPGQPVSNQPTQPQPPQPAPNQPTATSAPPNIVGVPGAPGNANSIVQPQGVANKVVAWTGVLEWQEKPKASSMDSTKLTRSLPCQVHVNQGENLNTEQWPQKLIMQLIPQQLLTTLGHLFRNSRMVQFLFTNKDLDSLRGLYRIMANGFAGCVHFPHTTSPCEVRVLMLLYSSKKKIFMGLIPNDQSGFVNGIRQVITNHKQVQQHRAQMGGAGGPMQPSQVPPNQNFLNRAPGPIPVSHGNVQQQSVVVGMPPVSQVSIMEEQQRQNNLMTMRAAGPTNQQPAVSGAPPNQVAQSGQAQPQGSILRLPNPGANPQLRSLLLSQQQPQQSAVSHMPNMMSHQGLGQQLVHSAPGGGPQMQGQWRQPMTGQMLMSGGQRGPVPQPGMPQVSGVMDDEMLLDLM
- the med25 gene encoding mediator of RNA polymerase II transcription subunit 25 isoform X4 codes for the protein MEPSSKPGSSQVADVVFVIEGTANLGPYFESLRKNYILPAIEYFNGGPPAETDFGGDYGGTQYGLVVFNTVDCAPESYVQCHAPTSSAFEFVSWIDSIQFMGGGAESCSLIAEGLSVALQLFDDFKKMREQIGQTHKVCVLLCNSPPYLLPAVESVNYTGCTADSLVKIIRDRGIHFSVVAPRKLPALRALFEKASPVVGAVEPHPDYSQDPFHMVLVRGISLPVSTGGGPGLLKPVLPPQPLPGSQPVGPPQVTPPINPTNPYQTTPPISAALVAAQMAVEAANNQKTRFPGMVTQGPPFSTQPTIPPVSGMKPTQPNISTVTTATQPPMMPQPVPPNPQQPVPPPGQPVSNQPTQPQPPQPAPNQPTATSAPPNIVGVPGAPGNANSIVQPQGVANKVVAWTGVLEWQEKPKASSMDSTKLTRSLPCQVHVNQGENLNTEQWPQKLIMQLIPQQLLTTLGHLFRNSRMVQFLFTNKDLDSLRGLYRIMANGFAGCVHFPHTTSPCEVRVLMLLYSSKKKIFMGLIPNDQSGFVNGIRQVITNHKQVQQHRAQMGGAGGPMQPSQVPPNQNFLNRAPGPIPVSHGNVQQQMTMRAAGPTNQQPAVSGAPPNQVAQSGQAQPQGSILRLPNPGANPQLRSLLLSQQQPQSAVSHMPNMMSHQGLGQQLVHSAPGGGPQMQGQWRQPMTGQMLMSGGQRGPVPQPGMPQVSGVMDDEMLLDLM
- the med25 gene encoding mediator of RNA polymerase II transcription subunit 25 isoform X3, with product MEPSSKPGSSQVADVVFVIEGTANLGPYFESLRKNYILPAIEYFNGGPPAETDFGGDYGGTQYGLVVFNTVDCAPESYVQCHAPTSSAFEFVSWIDSIQFMGGGAESCSLIAEGLSVALQLFDDFKKMREQIGQTHKVCVLLCNSPPYLLPAVESVNYTGCTADSLVKIIRDRGIHFSVVAPRKLPALRALFEKASPVVGAVEPHPDYSQDPFHMVLVRGISLPVSTGGGPGLLKPVLPPQPLPGSQPVGPPQVTPPINPTNPYQTTPPISAALVAAQMAVEAANNQKTRFPGMVTQGPPFSTQPTIPPVSGMKPTQPNISTVTTATQPPMMPQPVPPNPQQPVPPPGQPVSNQPTQPQPPQPAPNQPTATSAPPNIVGVPGAPGNANSIVQPQGVANKVVAWTGVLEWQEKPKASSMDSTKLTRSLPCQVHVNQGENLNTEQWPQKLIMQLIPQQLLTTLGHLFRNSRMVQFLFTNKDLDSLRGLYRIMANGFAGCVHFPHTTSPCEVRVLMLLYSSKKKIFMGLIPNDQSGFVNGIRQVITNHKQVQQHRAQMGGAGGPMQPSQVPPNQNFLNRAPGPIPVSHGNVQQQMTMRAAGPTNQQPAVSGAPPNQVAQSGQAQPQGSILRLPNPGANPQLRSLLLSQQQPQQSAVSHMPNMMSHQGLGQQLVHSAPGGGPQMQGQWRQPMTGQMLMSGGQRGPVPQPGMPQVSGVMDDEMLLDLM
- the med25 gene encoding mediator of RNA polymerase II transcription subunit 25 isoform X2, encoding MEPSSKPGSSQVADVVFVIEGTANLGPYFESLRKNYILPAIEYFNGGPPAETDFGGDYGGTQYGLVVFNTVDCAPESYVQCHAPTSSAFEFVSWIDSIQFMGGGAESCSLIAEGLSVALQLFDDFKKMREQIGQTHKVCVLLCNSPPYLLPAVESVNYTGCTADSLVKIIRDRGIHFSVVAPRKLPALRALFEKASPVVGAVEPHPDYSQDPFHMVLVRGISLPVSTGGGPGLLKPVLPPQPLPGSQPVGPPQVTPPINPTNPYQTTPPISAALVAAQMAVEAANNQKTRFPGMVTQGPPFSTQPTIPPVSGMKPTQPNISTVTTATQPPMMPQPVPPNPQQPVPPPGQPVSNQPTQPQPPQPAPNQPTATSAPPNIVGVPGAPGNANSIVQPQGVANKVVAWTGVLEWQEKPKASSMDSTKLTRSLPCQVHVNQGENLNTEQWPQKLIMQLIPQQLLTTLGHLFRNSRMVQFLFTNKDLDSLRGLYRIMANGFAGCVHFPHTTSPCEVRVLMLLYSSKKKIFMGLIPNDQSGFVNGIRQVITNHKQVQQHRAQMGGAGGPMQPSQVPPNQNFLNRAPGPIPVSHGNVQQQSVVVGMPPVSQVSIMEEQQRQNNLMTMRAAGPTNQQPAVSGAPPNQVAQSGQAQPQGSILRLPNPGANPQLRSLLLSQQQPQSAVSHMPNMMSHQGLGQQLVHSAPGGGPQMQGQWRQPMTGQMLMSGGQRGPVPQPGMPQVSGVMDDEMLLDLM